A window of Symphalangus syndactylus isolate Jambi chromosome 24, NHGRI_mSymSyn1-v2.1_pri, whole genome shotgun sequence contains these coding sequences:
- the CD93 gene encoding complement component C1q receptor — protein MATSMGLLLLLLLLSQPGAGTGANTEAVVCAGTACYTAHSGKLSAAEAQNHCSQNGGNLATVKSEEEAQHVQRVLAQLLRREAALTARMGKFWIGLQREKGKCLDPSLPLKGFSWVGGGEDTPYSNWHKELRNSCISKRCVSLLLDLSQPLLPSRLPKWSEGPCGSPGSPGSNIEGFVCKFSFKGMCRPLALGGPGQVTYTTPFQTTSSSLEAVPFASAADVACGEGDKDKSQSHYFLCKEKAPDVFDWGSSGPLCVSPKYGCNFNNGGCHQDCFEGEDGSFLCGCRPGFRLLDDLVTCASRNPCSSSPCRGEATCILGPHGKNYTCRCPQGYQLDSSQLDCVDVDECQDSPCAQECVNTPGGFRCECWVGYEPGGPGERTCRDVDECALGRSPCAQGCTNTEGSFHCSCEEGYVLAGEDGTQCQDVDECVGPGGPLCDSLCFNTQGSFHCGCLPGWVLAPNGVSCTMGPVSLGPPSGPPDEEYKGEKEGNTILPAATASPTRGSEGTPKATPTARRPSLSSDTPITSAPLEMLAPSWSPGVWREPSIHHATAASGPQEPAGGDSSVATQNDDGTDGQKLLLFYILGTVVAILLVLALALGLLVYRKRRAKRQEKKEKKPQNAADSYSWVPERVESRAMENQYSPTPGTDC, from the exons ATGGCCACCTCCATgggcctgctgctgctgctgctgctcctgagCCAGCCCGGGGCCGGGACGGGAGCTAACACGGAGGCGGTGGTCTGCGCGGGGACCGCTTGCTACACGGCCCACTCGGGCAAGCTGAGCGCTGCCGAGGCCCAGAACCACTGCAGCCAGAACGGGGGCAACCTGGCCACTGTGAAGAGCGAGGAGGAGGCCCAGCACGTCCAGCGAGTACTGGCCCAGCTCCTGAGGCGGGAGGCAGCCCTGACGGCGAGGATGGGCAAGTTCTGGATTGGGCTCCAGCGAGAGAAGGGCAAGTGCCTGGACCCTAGTCTGCCTCTGAAGGGCTTCAGCTGGGTGGGCGGGGGGGAGGACACGCCTTACTCTAACTGGCACAAGGAGCTCCGGAACTCGTGCATCTCCAAGCGCTGTGTGTCTCTGCTGCTGGATCTGTCCCAGCCGCTCCTTCCCAGCCGCCTCCCCAAGTGGTCTGAGGGCCCCTGCGGGAGCCCAGGCTCCCCTGGAAGTAACATTGAGGGCTTCGTGTGCAAGTTCAGCTTCAAAGGCATGTGCCGGCCTCTGGCCCTGGGGGGCCCAGGTCAGGTGACCTACACCACCCCCTTCCAGACTACCAGTTCCTCCTTGGAGGCTGTGCCCTTTGCCTCTGCGGCCGATGTGGCCTGTGGGGAAGGGGACAAGGACAAGAGTCAGAGTCATTATTTCCTGTGCAAGGAGAAGGCCCCCGATGTGTTCGACTGGGGCAGCTCGGGCCCCCTCTGTGTCAGCCCCAAGTATGGCTGCAACTTCAACAATGGGGGCTGCCACCAGGACTGCTTTGAAGGGGAGGACGGCTCCTTCCTCTGTGGCTGTCGGCCAGGGTTCCGGCTGCTGGATGACCTGGTGACCTGTGCCTCTCGAAACCCTTGCAGCTCCAGTCCATGTCGTGGGGAGGCCACATGCATCCTGGGACCCCATGGGAAAAACTACACGTGCCGCTGCCCCCAAGGGTACCAGCTGGACTCGAGTCAGTTGGACTGTGTGGATGTGGATGAATGCCAGGACTCCCCCTGTGCCCAGGAGTGTGTCAACACCCCTGGGGGCTTCCGCTGCGAATGCTGGGTTGGCTATGAGCCGGGCGGTCCTGGAGAGAGGACCTGTCGGGATGTGGATGAGTGTGCCCTGGGTCGCTCACCTTGCGCCCAAGGCTGCACCAACACAGAGGGCTCATTTCACTGCTCCTGCGAGGAGGGCTACGTCCTGGCCGGGGAGGACGGCACTCAGTGCCAGGACGTGGACGAGTGTGTGGGCCCGGGGGGCCCCCTCTGCGACAGCCTGTGCTTCAACACACAAGGGTCCTTCCACTGTGGCTGCCTGCCAGGCTGGGTGCTGGCCCCAAATGGGGTCTCCTGCACCATGGGGCCTGTGTCTCTGGGACCACCATCTGGGCCCCCCGATGAGGAGtacaaaggagagaaagaggggaaCACCATACTCCCCGCTGCAACAGCCAGTCCCACGAGGGGCTCCGAGGGCACCCCTAAGGCTACACCCACCGCAAGGAGACCTTCGCTGTCATCTGACACCCCCATCACGTCTGCCCCACTGGAGATGCTGGCCCCCAGTTGGTCCCCAGGCGTCTGGAGGGAGCCCAGCATCCATCACGCCACAGCTGCCTCTGGCCCCCAGGAGCCTGCAGGTGGGGACTCCTCCGTGGCCACACAAAATGACGATGGCACTGATGGGCAAAAGCTGCTTTTATTCTACATCCTAGGCACTGTGGTGGCCATCTTACTCGTGCTGGCCCTGGCTCTGGGGCTACTGGTCTATCGCAAGCGGAGAGCAAAGAggcaggagaagaaggagaagaagccCCAGAATGCGGCAGACAGTTACTCCTGGGTTCCAGAGCGAGTGGAGAGCAGGGCCATGGAGAACCAGTACAG TCCGACACCTGGGACAGACTGCTGA